In the genome of Pseudanabaena mucicola str. Chao 1806, the window GGGTGCAGAAGTACGTCCCGTCGAAGCAGGTACTGGCACACTCAAGGATGCTACCTCTGAGGCGATTCGCGACTGGGTAACTAATGTTGTCGATACCCACTACATTCTTGGTTCTGTTGCTGGTCCCCATCCCTATCCGATGATCGTGCGTGATTTCCATGCGGTAATTGGCAAAGAAAGTCGTCGTCAGAGCCATGAAAAGTGGGGCGGATTGCCAGACATTCTGCTTGCCTGTGTCGGTGGTGGTTCTAATGCGATGGGACTATTCCATGAATTTGTGGAAGAGCCATCTGTGCGCCTCATCGGTATTGAAGCCGCAGGTAAGGGGACAAATACAGAATTCCACGCGGCAACTTTAACCCTTGGGCGAGTAGGTGTTCTGCATGGAGCCATGAGCTATCTACTTCAAGATGAGCAGGGGCAAGTCCAAGAAGCTCATTCCATTAGTGCTGGCTTAGATTATCCTGGAGTCGGTCCTGAGCATAGTTATCTCAAGGATCTTGGACGTGCAGAATATTACAGTGTTACCGATCAAGAAGCTCTTGATGCTTTCCAACGTCTCTCACGTTTGGAAGGAATTATTCCTGCTTTGGAAACATCCCATGCGATCGCCTATCTCGAAACCCTCTGTCCACAATTAACCCCTGATCAGCGCATTATTATTAACTGTTCTGGTCGTGGTGATAAGGATGTCAACACCGTAATTCAGCATTTACATCTCTAAAAATAAAAGCTGCTCTTTGAGCAGCTTTTATTTTTAAAATGCCATTTTTGCTGAAAGCCAACGTTCAACTTCTAAGGCAGCCATACATCCCGTTCCTGCTGCCGTAACTGCTTGGCGATATTCATGATCTTGAACGTCACCACAGGCATAAACACCTTCAATATTGGTTGCTGTTGATTTTCCCTTGGTCACGATATAACCTGTCGCATCAAGTTCTATCTGTCCTGCAAATAATTCGGTATTAGGAGTATGCCCGATCGCGTAAAAAATTCCACCCACGGCTAAATTACGTTCTTCATTGGTGATCGTATCGCGCATTTTGACTCCCTGCACAATCCCTTCCCCATAGACATCAATGGCTAGAGAATGCCAATGCACAGAGATCTTGGGATGATTCAATACTCGTTGTTGCATTACCTTACTTGCTCTCAGGTGATCACTTCGCACTAACAAATGTACCTTCGAGCCATATTTAGTTAAAAAAAGGGCTTCCTCAACAGCCGTATCACCTCCGCCAACAACTGCTAGTTCTGCACCTCGAAAAATGGGAGCCGCCCCATCACATACCGCACAAGCTGAAATTCCCCGATTCCAATATTGCGCTTCACTAGGTAGATTTAGCCTTTTTGCAGTTGCGCCTGTGGCAATGATGACACTGTGAGCTTGAACAGACTGAGATGATGAGGTGATCGTAAAAGGTTGATCGCTAAAATCAACAGCAACTACATCTTCCATTACTAATTCTGCACCGCAATTTACGGCTTGATCTTTCATATGCATCATTAATTGCGGACCCATAATCCCTTCAGGAAATCCTGGAAAATTTTCCACTTCCGTTGTCGTCATTAACTGCCCCCCTGGAATGCCTCCTATTTGAAATCCTTCAAATACTAATGGATTGAGGCTAGCCCTCCCTGCGTAGATTGCAGCCGTGTAACCAGCAGGTCCTGAACCAATAATTACTACATTTCTAATCACAGATTGGGCGATCACATCCGACATAAACTTCCTTTCTAAAATTACAAAGATTCTCTAGCATAATTTGGCTTTAAGTAGCTCAACTTAATTAAAACCCAAAACGAGAGTTTGTTCCGCCCGCGTAGCGGGCGGAACAAACTTCTCGGTTTTTAGTTTACTTATGTCTAGCTACTTAGTTGCAATCAACTGAAGCCACTCGCATCTCAATAAGATGTGGAAGTGCACCCCGCAGGGATGCGCTTCCACAAATCCAAAAATCTACAAATGATTTAGGACTGCTATATAAAACTTTGAGTTTAGTGTAGAGATGTAGATGTATATTAATTATGTATACATAAATTTAAGAAAGTAGATTTTTAAAATAAACATCCTACTAAAGGACATACTCTTAAATTTTTTGCACCTTGTCTAGTAACTAGAGAAACTCTGATTAATCCATGAAACTCTCCCTACTGATATTGGTTTCATCGATTATTTAAGATTGCTATACATGACAAAATATATCTTAGATGGTTGATTTTTATAGGACAATGCAATAATACTTGCAAAAATGAAGCTACATCAACTCTAAATCGATTTTAGGTCGATAAAACTATGGATATTAAGCTCATCAACATTGGCTTTGGCAATATTGTTTCAGCAAACCGAGTTGTGGCGATCGTTAGTCCCGAATCTGCCCCGATTAAGC includes:
- the trpB gene encoding tryptophan synthase subunit beta, which produces MTTTPIAPKTTPTLPNRPDALGRFGIFGGKYVPETLMSALTELETAFYHYKNDPDFNNELDGYLRDYVGRPSPLYFAERLTQHYGTAQIYLKREDLNHTGAHKINNALAQVLLAIRMGKKRVIAETGAGQHGVATATVCARFGLQCVIYMGVQDMERQALNVFRMKLMGAEVRPVEAGTGTLKDATSEAIRDWVTNVVDTHYILGSVAGPHPYPMIVRDFHAVIGKESRRQSHEKWGGLPDILLACVGGGSNAMGLFHEFVEEPSVRLIGIEAAGKGTNTEFHAATLTLGRVGVLHGAMSYLLQDEQGQVQEAHSISAGLDYPGVGPEHSYLKDLGRAEYYSVTDQEALDAFQRLSRLEGIIPALETSHAIAYLETLCPQLTPDQRIIINCSGRGDKDVNTVIQHLHL